A genomic window from Pecten maximus chromosome 2, xPecMax1.1, whole genome shotgun sequence includes:
- the LOC117322087 gene encoding aromatic-L-amino-acid decarboxylase-like, with product MDVEEFRKRGKEMVDYVADYLENIRERRPFPTVAPGYLRELIPDHAPDDPDNWDDIFTDIERVIMPGVTHWHSPQFHSFFPTANSYPAIIADILSDGIGCIGFTWASSPACTELEVVVLDWLGKMLDLPPAFLFSSGGKGGGVIEGTASEATLVTLLSARTKTLRQHNKSGDGHHDDGAVLSKLVAYCSDQAHSSVERAGLIGAVTMKKLETDEKGSLRGTTLQQAIERDRAAGLIPFYLCATLGTTLSCAFDNVLECGPVCQKEGIWMHIDAAYAGSSFICPEFRPLLNGVEYAMSFNFNPHKWLKVNFDCSTLWVQDSSLISDAFNVDPLYLKHENQGKMPDYRHWQIPLGRRFRSLKLWFVIRAYGLKGLQEYIRKDVQLAHDFEKLVKADDRFEIFGEVVMGLVCFRLKGTNDRNEKLLKAINDDGRISIVPSSVKGTYFLRLAICSSKTNNDDINLAWKVISEVTAKLLQENGC from the exons ATGGACGTGGAGGAGTTCCGAAAGAGAGGGAAGGAAATGGTGGACTATGTGGCTGATTACTTGGAAAATATACGAGAGCGTCGTCCATTCCCCACCGTCGCCCCGGGATATCTCAGAGAACTTATCCCAGACCATGCTCCCGATGACCCAGATAACTGGGATGATATTTTCACCGATATTGAAAGAGTCATCATGCCTGGA GTGACCCACTGGCACTCACCACAGTTCCATTCCTTTTTTCCGACTGCCAATTCCTACCCTGCTATTATAGCTGACATCCTCTCAGATGGCATTGGGTGTATAGGTTTCACCTGG GCATCAAGTCCAGCATGCACAGAGTTGGAGGTTGTAGTTTTAGACTGGCTCGGTAAGATGTTGGACCTTCCCCCAGCCTTTCTTTTCTCCTCTGGAGGGAAAGGAGGTGGCGTCATAGAG GGTACAGCCAGTGAGGCCACACTAGTCACCCTACTGTCAGCCCGTACAAAGACCCTACGCCAGCACAACAAATCTGGAGATGGTCACCATGACGATGGAGCTGTCCTGTCAAAACTTGTCGCCTACTGCTCGGATCAA GCCCACTCATCCGTAGAAAGGGCTGGCCTTATAGGAGCTGTCACAATGAAGAAATTGGAAACGGATGAGAAGGGTTCACTAAGGGGGACCACTCTACAGCAAGCAATCGAAAGGGACCGAGCAGCAGGTCTCATTCCAttttat CTGTGCGCCACCCTGGGAACCACTCTGTCCTGTGCGTTTGATAACGTGTTGGAATGTGGACCAGTGT GTCAGAAAGAGGGAATATGGATGCACATTGACGCAGCATACGCTGGCAGTTCTTTCATCTGTCCTGAGTTTCGACCATTGTTGAATGGTGTTGAG TATGCAATGTCTTTCAATTTCAACCCACATAAATGGCTGAAAGTGAACTTTGATTGTTCTACATTAtg GGTACAGGATAGCTCTCTGATCAGTGATGCTTTCAATGTGGACCCTCTGTACCTCAAACATGAAAACCAGGGCAAAATGCCGGACTATAGG CATTGGCAGATTCCACTGGGACGGCGCTTCAGATCTCTCAAACTGTGGTTTGTTATCAGGGCCTATGGTCTGAAAGGTTTACAAGAATATATACGAAAA GATGTCCAGCTTGCCCATGATTTTGAGAAATTAGTGAAGGCAGACGACAGATTTGAGATCTTTGGTGAAGTTGTAATGGGCCTCGTCTGCTTCAGGTTGAAG GGAACCAATGACCGCAATGAAAAACTTCTCAAGGCGATCAATGATGATGGTAGGATAAGCATTGTTCCATCCAGTGTCAAGGGCACATACTTCCTTAGGTTGGCAATCTGTAGTTCCAAAACCAACAATGATGATATCAACTTAGCATGGAAAGTTATTAGTGAAGTTACAGCAAAACTTCTCCAGGAAAATGGATGTTAA